CTGGATCCAGTGATTCATTTCATGGAAGCGGGCCTTGCCTTTGTGCCACTGAATCGAAAGGATCGTCTGTGCCACCACATACCATTTCATGCGCAGCTTCAAGTTATCGGTGAGTTCCACACCGTATTGAGTCAACCAGCTTTCCCACTCATCTTCCGGGATATACCAGTATAACAGCAAGCCAACATCAAATGCAGGATCCGCGATCATCGCTCCGTCCCAATCGATCAAATACAACTGGTTGTAATCAGAAAGCAGCCAGTTGTTATGATTTACATCACCGTGACAGACTACATATTCTTCCTGTTGAACCTCTAACAGTTCTTTTTGAAGGAAAGCCAGCGCCTCCCTGATGATCGGCAATGAAAGAAGATCGAATTCAAGGCCTGTTTCCACTTCCGTCAGCATGTGCTCCGGCTGGAACGGCTCTTTTCCCAGTCGCTCAAGCATTGTCGAGAGCGGCTTTGAGGAATGAATTTTGTTCAGGAGCCTTGCCACCCGTTCATCCTTCATTTCTTCCGGTTTTAATTCTCTCCCATTTAACCAGTGTTGCGCT
The nucleotide sequence above comes from Bacillus sp. KH172YL63. Encoded proteins:
- a CDS encoding phosphotransferase family protein yields the protein MEHLFDQDWEIVPAGGATGEAFFAQYQEQRLFLKRNSSPFVAVLSAEGIVPKLVWTKRLENGDVITAQHWLNGRELKPEEMKDERVARLLNKIHSSKPLSTMLERLGKEPFQPEHMLTEVETGLEFDLLSLPIIREALAFLQKELLEVQQEEYVVCHGDVNHNNWLLSDYNQLYLIDWDGAMIADPAFDVGLLLYWYIPEDEWESWLTQYGVELTDNLKLRMKWYVVAQTILSIQWHKGKARFHEMNHWIQYLHKVI